The window CCTTTTGCCTTTGGGAAGATCCCAGGTTCCATTCTTGTAAATCATCAGAACCATGTTGTATTCATTGACTACCAGCCCACCGGCTGCTTTAACTAACGGAAATTTATCGATGAAGGTTCTAAACAATTTATCAACATTTCTTTTTCGGAACACCACGAGGTCTTTAGTCTTTCTTTTGTTGATAAAACTTTGAAATTCATCCATTAAGTTTTTCAGGGAGGTGTAGTGAACACGATGGCAGGTACTGCTGCATAAAGTCCTGTTTATATTTTCCGTGAAGCAAATTGATTTATCCTTAATGAAAATCTTATACATTTGTCTCATGATATACAACAAAGAAACTGCATTCCGGACTGCCGAATTGCTTTTGCAAATTAAAGCAATAAAATTGGATGTCGATCATCCTTTTACCTGGGCATCCGGGATTATATCCCCGATTTATTGTGATAACCGGGTAACTCTTTCATATCCAAGGGTAAGGACGTACATACGCCAGGAGTTTGTAAAGGCCATACAAAGTGAGTATGGTGATGTGGATCTGATTGCCGGCGTTGCTACCGGAGGCATAGCACAGGGTGTGTTGGTTGCGCAGGATCTTGATCTTCCCTTCGCCTATGTGCGTGCTTCCAAGAAGGGGCATGGACTGGAAAACCAGATAGAGGGGAGAGTAGAGGCCGGGCAATCGGTTGTAGTGTTGGAAGACCTGATATCAACGGGAGGCAGCAGCCTCAGCGCAGTGGATGCACTAAGGCAGGCAGGCTGCAACGTAAAAGGTATGGTAGCCATATTTACCTATAACCTGCAAAAAGCCACGAACGCCTTTTTAGAACACAAGTGTTCGCTTCTTACTCTTTCCGATTATGATCACCTTATACAAAAAGCCATAGAGATCGATTATATCAGGAGTGAGGATTACAAGACTTTATTGAAATGGCGTGAAAATCCTTCCGAATGGGGAAAATAATTCCGGTATGCAAGTAAAAATCTCAAGCGATAAAATCATTGTCAATAAGCCGGTAAAGGTAATGTATAGTTTCCTGAGCGATTTCAGGAATTTTGAAAAACTAATGCCCGAACAGGTGGTGAACTGGATTGCCGATAAGCTGTCTTGCTCATTTACGATAAGGAACATGGGGGATGTGAATCTCCACATTGCTGAAACAGAAAGCGATGCCAGAGTACACATCAAGTCGGCCGGGAAAACCCCATTCGACTTTGATCTTATTGCCCGAATGGCACCTTCAGGGGATGATGCCACGGAGGTTCATTTCGAAATGAACGCAGATATGCCTCCCATGATTCTGATGATGGCAAAAAAGCCGCTTCAAAACCTTGTTAACCACATGGTGCATAAAGTGAAGGAACATCATTCCTGATCATCAGGCGCAAATACAATTTCTTTTAAATCACATTCCAGGTGTTGCCCGTTTGTATCCTGTAAAAGGAGGTGACCATACTCATTTATTCCGGTTATCCTGGCTAATATCGGATTTCCTTGGTATACATATGGTTTTAATACATTATACCTGTATAATGAATGAAGATATTCGTTGTTGAGAATTTCTTCCCGGTTGTCACGCAAAAGTTTAAAGCGCAAGTATAAGTTGGTTTTCAATGCTTCCTCGATGCCGGAAAGATCCTGCTTTATCCCAGTTTTCAATAAAATGGATGTTGGATTGGGTATCCAACCGGGAAATACTTCCTGGTTAACATTTAATCCAATGCTTATAACTGATTTTGATAGATGGTTTCCCTGGATCTGGTTCCGGATAAGGATGCCGGCGATTTTTTCACTTCCCCAATAAATATCGTTAGGCCATTTTATTTTAATATCAGACATTCCGGGCAAATGGCGGGTCTTTAGTAAATCCAGGATGGCCAGAGAAACAGCCTTACTCAACATAAACTGTCCATCAGCCGGTAAAAAGGATGTATAAATGATCAGACTGGTAAGGAGGTTCTTGCCTCTGTCGCTGAACCAAAGGCTGTTATCCTGACCGATCCCTTGGGTCTGATAGGATGCCGTTATCATCAGATGGTCTTCATCAATCCCTTTGTCGATAAGTCTCGATGCTTCTTCATGTGTAGATCCGATAGTATTGAATCGGATGGTTCTGTATGCCGGTTGACTTTTCATCCTGGAGAATTATAGCATTTTAATAGAAAATATATTCAGCAAAACAAGAGAGGTCAGGAATATTCATATTATTATTAATGTTAATCGGACATTAAGGTTAAACAATAATATAAAATTAATGTTTATACTTGTGCACAGTCTAGGGAGTTGGCTCAAAATTATTTAATTTTGATGCGAATTAAACAGAAATTTAATGATTAAAGACGAAATCCAGGGAACAAAAAGCCTACTGCAAAAAGTCATCGAAGGTATTGAAGAAAAAAAAGGAAAGGATATAGTCCGAATTCATATTGGTTTAAATGACAATTCAATTAGCGACTATTTCGTAATTTGTCACGGTACATCCAAAACGCAGGTGGAAGCCATTGCCGATTCGGTTGTTGATACGGTAAGAAACGAAATAGCTCAAAAACCCTGGCATATTGAAGGGTATGAAAATTCGGAATGGATTTTGATAGATTACGTTGATGTAGTAGTTCACGTTTTTGAAGAAAGCAAAAGAAGTTTCTACAAGCTTGAAGAACTATGGGGAGACTCTGAAATAGAGTATCTTGAAACGAAATATGAATCTGAATAACTTTTGGAAGGGAATAAGTCAGAATGTCAGAAAAGGAAAATACGAAAAACGAGCAACAGAACATCCCTGAGAATAAACCTAAAGGGAATAATAGGGGGAGGTTCAATTTTTATTGGATCTATGCTATTCTGGCCCTGGTTTTCTTTTCGGTATACTTTTTCAATACGGAAGGGTCTGCAAAGAAAACAACCTGGAAAGATTTAAGGCAAATGTTGATCGACCAGGATGTTGAGAGGATAGTTTTGGTAAACGGAAAGACAGCGGAGGTTTATATCAGGGAAGAAAAGCTGTCAGATCCTAAATTTGAGGAACTGTTGCCTAAGGATACACCAGAAGGTGGTCCTCAGTTTTATTTCAATATTACCTCACCGGATACTTTTCACAAAGAGTTGGAAGAGGCCCAGGAAGGAATAGATGATCCTGTATATATCGAAAATGAGACAAGGACGGAATGGAGTCGGGAGGTTCTGGGATGGTTGATCCCAATTGGTGTTTTGGTAATAGTCTGGTTGCTGATCATGCGAATGATGAGCAGGGGAGGTGCCGGTCCCGGCGGACAGATTTTCAACATTGGCAAATCAAAGGCTCAGCTTTTCGACAGGGCGAACAACGTGACTGTCACCTTTAAGGATGTAGCCGGCCTGGAAGAGGCCAAGATGGAAGTTGTGGAGATTGTGGATTTCCTGAAAACTCCTGCTAAATATACCAAACTGGGAGGAAAGATTCCAAAGGGTGCCTTACTGGTAGGGCCTCCGGGAACGGGGAAAACCCTTTTGGCCAAGGCTGTGGCCGGTGAGGCCAAAGTTCCCTTCTTTTCGATATCGGGTTCTGATTTTGTTGAGATGTTTGTTGGTGTTGGAGCATCACGTGTTCGGGATCTCTTCAAGCAAGCCAAGGAGAAAGCCCCCTGTATAATATTTATCGATGAAATTGATGCTATCGGTCGTGCCAGGGGCAAAAATCCCATTACAGGGGCTAACGATGAGAGAGAAAATACACTGAATCAATTGCTTACTGAAATGGACGGTTTCTCCAGCAATACCGGTGTGATCATTCTTGCAGCAACTAACCGTGCTGATATTCTTGACAGAGCACTTATGCGGGCAGGCCGTTTCGACAGGCAGATCCATGTAGAGCTTCCTGACCTGAAAGAAAGAGAATCCATTTTCAAGGTGCATATGC of the Bacteroidota bacterium genome contains:
- a CDS encoding biotin--[acetyl-CoA-carboxylase] ligase; this translates as MKSQPAYRTIRFNTIGSTHEEASRLIDKGIDEDHLMITASYQTQGIGQDNSLWFSDRGKNLLTSLIIYTSFLPADGQFMLSKAVSLAILDLLKTRHLPGMSDIKIKWPNDIYWGSEKIAGILIRNQIQGNHLSKSVISIGLNVNQEVFPGWIPNPTSILLKTGIKQDLSGIEEALKTNLYLRFKLLRDNREEILNNEYLHSLYRYNVLKPYVYQGNPILARITGINEYGHLLLQDTNGQHLECDLKEIVFAPDDQE
- a CDS encoding ATP-dependent metallopeptidase FtsH/Yme1/Tma family protein, with protein sequence MSEKENTKNEQQNIPENKPKGNNRGRFNFYWIYAILALVFFSVYFFNTEGSAKKTTWKDLRQMLIDQDVERIVLVNGKTAEVYIREEKLSDPKFEELLPKDTPEGGPQFYFNITSPDTFHKELEEAQEGIDDPVYIENETRTEWSREVLGWLIPIGVLVIVWLLIMRMMSRGGAGPGGQIFNIGKSKAQLFDRANNVTVTFKDVAGLEEAKMEVVEIVDFLKTPAKYTKLGGKIPKGALLVGPPGTGKTLLAKAVAGEAKVPFFSISGSDFVEMFVGVGASRVRDLFKQAKEKAPCIIFIDEIDAIGRARGKNPITGANDERENTLNQLLTEMDGFSSNTGVIILAATNRADILDRALMRAGRFDRQIHVELPDLKERESIFKVHM
- a CDS encoding orotate phosphoribosyltransferase, with protein sequence MIYNKETAFRTAELLLQIKAIKLDVDHPFTWASGIISPIYCDNRVTLSYPRVRTYIRQEFVKAIQSEYGDVDLIAGVATGGIAQGVLVAQDLDLPFAYVRASKKGHGLENQIEGRVEAGQSVVVLEDLISTGGSSLSAVDALRQAGCNVKGMVAIFTYNLQKATNAFLEHKCSLLTLSDYDHLIQKAIEIDYIRSEDYKTLLKWRENPSEWGK
- a CDS encoding NUDIX hydrolase, coding for MDEFQSFINKRKTKDLVVFRKRNVDKLFRTFIDKFPLVKAAGGLVVNEYNMVLMIYKNGTWDLPKGKR
- the rsfS gene encoding ribosome silencing factor, encoding MIKDEIQGTKSLLQKVIEGIEEKKGKDIVRIHIGLNDNSISDYFVICHGTSKTQVEAIADSVVDTVRNEIAQKPWHIEGYENSEWILIDYVDVVVHVFEESKRSFYKLEELWGDSEIEYLETKYESE